The following are from one region of the Juglans regia cultivar Chandler chromosome 10, Walnut 2.0, whole genome shotgun sequence genome:
- the LOC109007609 gene encoding uncharacterized protein LOC109007609 encodes MQNTENRKRLTTNHTTGRKSFVRILEEQSPTSNLVDFYKEVRWSKKKDQFVSPTTEELYHKMVGKLSDLEPEVRTTEATTWVFRDVLGHKSGYAKGLGEMIIPESIQKQDSERDKQYVEVVKEAAYYKNEVAELRGDVRVLLERQQEYDKLINMLMSERQSRGDSLPIA; translated from the exons ATGCAAAATACAGAGAATAGAAAGAGGCTGACAACTAATCACACAACTGGAAGAAAATCGTTTGTGAGAATACTAGAGGAGCAG TCACCTACAAGCAACCTAGTGGACTTTTACAAGGAAGTTCGTTGGTCTAAGAAGAAGGACCAGTTTGTGTCGCCCACAACAGAAGAACTTTAT CACAAAATGGTTGGAAAGTTGTCTGATTTGGAACCCGAAGTTCGTACAACAGAGGCAACAACATGGGTTTTTAGAGATGTTTTGGGACATAAGTCTGGGTATGCTAAAGGTTTAGGAGAGATGATAATACCAGAGTCTATCCAAAAACAAGACAGCGAACGTGATAAACAATATGTTGAAGTAGTAAAAGAGGCTGCATACTATAAGAATGAGGTTGCAGAATTACGGGGAGATGTGAGGGTCCTTTTGGAGAGACAACAAGAGTATGACAAGTTGATAAACATGTTAATGTCCGAGAGGCAGTCACGGGGAGATTCTCTCCCTATTGCTTAG